The DNA sequence AGGACAATTAATTATTTACTACTCGGCTTTACCATGCTGGTATTGGGAAGTTGCAAGGAAGAAGCGGCAGCGATTGGCAATGGTGCAACACCTGCTAAAGTGATGCAAGCTGATTACGTTGTGCTGGAGGCCCGCCCGATTGCTAATAAAATTAGCCTCACGGGAACGCTGATGGCCGGTGAATCTGCCATGCTCAGTGCCCAAACATCGGGCTTGATTACCAGCATCCATTTTCAGGAAGGAGAACGTGTAACCAAGGGGCAAATGCTCGTCAAGCTAGACGATCGGCAGTGGGTTGCACAACGGCAAAAGTTAGCGGCCCAACTCCAAACCGCCAAGACCAACCTGACCCGGCAAGAGGAACTCCTCAAAATCAAAGGCGTCAGCCAGGCCGAAGTAGACAATGCTGCCCTACAGGTAGCCACCATCGAAGCAGACCAGCAGGAGCTGGAGGTAATGATCGACTACGCACTCATCCGTGCCCCTTTTAGTGGGCAGATAGGCCTGCGTTCTGTGAGTCCTGGTGCGTATCTGCAAGTGGGTGCACCCGTGGCCCGGCTGGTGCAGCTTGACCCGCTGAAGCTGGAATTCAATGTGCCTGAGCGCTACGCTCCCCAAATAAAAAAAGGCCAGGCCGTACGTTTTACCGTAGCTGGCCAGGATGTTTCCTACGAAGGGACGGTCTACGCGAGCGAGCCCGTCATCAATGAATCCACCCGTGCGCTGCGCATCCGTGCTCGGGTGCCCAACCGGGAGGGTAAGCTCATTGCAGGGGCTTTCGCCGAAGTGAACCTGACTTTAGACAGTATTCCCGATGCGTTACTGCTACCTACCGAGGCGGTAATTCCTCAGTTGGATGATCAGATTGTCTACCAGATTTCAGGGGGGACGATCAGGGCCGTGAAAGTCAAGCCAGGGGTACGCCTGCCCCGTTTGCTACAAATTCAGGAAGGACTGAGTAGCGGCGATACGGTGATGGTCGCAGGCCTCTTACAGGCAGAAGACGGCATGAAAGTGGCGGCAGGAAAAGAAATCGTGGTCGAAAAAATGGATAACTAAGCTTATGAATCTCTCCTCGTTAAGTATCCAGCGCCCGGTGCTGGCCATGGTGTTTACCATCGTCATCCTCCTTTTTGGAGCCATCGGGTTTAGCTACCTCGGTATCCGGGAATACCCCAGTGTGGATCCGCCGATCGTTACGGTGACGACCAATTACACGGGCTCCAGTGCGGATATTATGGAGTCGCAGATCACCGAACCACTTGAAGAAGAAATCAATAGCGTCAGCGGCATTAATACCATGAGTTCTACCAGTGCCGATGGTCGTAGTACGATACGGGTAGAATTTGACCTGGGCGTCAACATGGACAATGCGGCCAACGATATTCGCGACAAGGTCTCACAAGCCATCCGTAGTTTGCCGCCAGATGCTGATCCTCCGATCGTGCAGAAAAGTGACGCTGATGCGCAAACGATTTTTGCCCTGACGGTACAGAGTGGCAAACGTAGTTTGCTAGAGCTTTCTGATATTGGTCTCAATATGTTCAAAGAGCGCTTGCAGACCATCAGCGGTGTCAGCGAAATCAATATCTGGGGCGACAAACGCTACGCCATGCGCCTCGCCTTGGACCCCGATCGGCTGGCAGCTTTTGAACTTACCCCCTTGGATGTGCGCAATGCCTTGCAATCGCAAAATGTCGAACTACCCAGTGGCCGTATTGAAGGTTACCGCACGGAATTGACCATCCGTACCTTTGGTCGTTTGTCGACCGAGGAGGAATTCAATGATCTGCTTATCGCAAAACGGGGGAATACCTTGATTCGCCTCAAAGACGTAGGGCAAGCCCGCCTCAGCCCACAGAACGAACGCAGCCTTCTGCGCGGTAACGGCGGCATTCCGATGATCGGTATTGCCATCCAACCCCAGCCCGGCTCCAACTACATTGAAATTGTTGATGAAGTCAAACGCCGGGTAGAACAAATCAAAAAAGACCTACCCGAAGATATCGAACTCGGGGTAGCCCTGGATACCACCATCAGCATCCGTCGCGCTATTGAAGAAGTGCAGCAGACCGTTTTCATCGCCTTCGGACTGGTGGTACTGGTGATCTTTTTCTTCTTAAGGAATTGGCGCACAACACTGATCCCGGTATTGGCGATCCCCATTTCTTTGATTGGTGCCTTTTTCGTGATGTACATCGCCGATTTTTCGATCAATATTCTTACGCTGCTGGGCGTAGTTCTCGCTACCGGATTGGTGGTGGATGATGCCATTGTGGTGATGGAAAACATTTACGCCAAGGTAGAAAAGGGCGAGGACAGGGTACAGGCTGCCTTTTCTGGTTCGCGAGAAATATTCTTTGCGGTCATTTCTACCACCATTACCTTGGTTGCGGTGTTTCTGCCGGTAATTTTCCTTCAGGGGGTCACCGGACGCCTCTTCCGTGAGTTTGGTGTAGTGGTGGTAGGTAGTGTGATCATTTCTTCCTTTGTGAGTTTGAGCCTGACTCCGATGATGTGTTCGCGGATTTTGAAAAAAGGTCGCCCCAAGAGCAAGTTGAGCAATTGGATTGGCGATGGCCTGAAAGGTTTGGGCAATCGGTACGAAAGCTCGCTACAGGGCTTTATGAATCACAAATGGCTTTCTTTTGTAATTATTCTGGCTTCGGTGGCCATGGTTTTCGGGATAGGACGTTTACTCCCTTCCGAGTTGGCACCGCTGGAAGACAAGGGCCGTTTGCGCATTTTTTCCACCGCACCGGAGGGGACATCTTACGAGATGATGGATGAGTACATCAAGCAGATTGTGGATATGACGGATACCTTGCCGGAAAAGGAATCCTTACTCTCCGTAACGGCTCCCGGGTTTGGCTCTTCCAACAGTATCAACAGCGGCTTTGTACGGCTGACCTTGTACCCCTCGTCGCAGCGCGAAAAGAGCCAAATGCAGTTGGCCAGCGAACTAAGTGCGAAAATGCGGGAGTATAATTTCGCACGCTCATTTGTGATCCAGGAACAAACCATTCAAGTGGGTGGTGGAGGCCGTGGGCTGCCCGTTCAGTTTGTCGTGCAGGCGCCGACCATTAAGGAGCTGAAAGAAATCATCCCGGCGTTCATGGCCCGGGCCAGTGAAAGTCCGGTTTTCGATGCGGTGGACCTTGATTTGAAATTCAATAAACCGGAACTGACCGTAGAGATTGATCGTAACAAGGCTCGTGAAATGGGCGTACAGGTGGCGGATATTGCTCAAACCTTACAGTTGCTCTACAGCGGACAGCGCTTTGGATATTTTGTTAAAGATGGCAAACAATATTTCGTCATTGGTGAAGCGATCCGTTCAGCGCGTGATGAACCTTCTGATATTGGGAAAATTACGGTCCGTAACGATCTGGGAGAACCCGTGCAGTTGGATAATTTGGTAAAAACCAGTTTTGCCAGCAGCCCTCCGCAGTTGTATCGCTATAATCGGTTTGCGGCAGCTACCTTCTCGGCGGCACCTAAGGATGGCATTACTATAGGGCAAGGCATAGAGGAAATGGAGGCTATTGCTAAGGATTTACTGGATGAGACCTATTCGACCAGCCTGGCCGGCACCTCCAAAGAATTTAGTGAAAGCTCGGGAAGTTTGGTTTTTGCCTTTTTATTGGCCTTGATTTTGGTTTACCTGGCTTTGTCTGGGCAATTTGAAAGTTTCCGCGATCCTTTTACCATCATGCTGACAGTGCCACTGGCCATCGGTGGGGCAATCCTGGCTTTGTGGTTGTTTGGCCATACCCTCAATATTTTTAGCCAGATCGGGATGATTGTCCTTGTAGGCATTGTAACCAAAAATGGTATCCTCATTGTAGAGTTTGCCAACCAGCGCCGCCAGGACGGATTGGGCATCGAAGCGGCAGCGGTAGACGCGGCGGCTCAACGTTTTCGCCCTATCCTCATGACCAGTATGGCTACCATTCTGGGGGCGATGCCTATTGCGCTCGCTTTGGGTGGTGGTTCTACCAGCCGCATCCCAATGGGGGTCGCCATCATTGGTGGACTGGTGTTTTCGCTGGTACTGACCCTTTATGTGATTCCGGTACTTTATACGATCATAACCAGTAAGAAAGACAAGACTTTGCTGGAAGACAAAACGGTATAGTATGTATAACTTTAGGAGGTTACTAATCGCCATGGTTTTCTTCGCTGCTATTGCTTGTCCTACGAAAGGGCAAGCCCAGGCCGAGCAAGGCGAAATTCAGTTGAGCTTGGCCCAACTCATTGAGCGCGCTTTACAGGAAAACTACCAAATCCGCATCGTTCGCAATACCGAACTGATTACCGCCAACAACAATACGCGGGGCAATGCCGGTATGCTACCGGAAGTGAATATTACTGCCCAGCGCCGTACTTCCATCAACAATTCTCAGCAGCAATTTTTTACGGGAGATTCCCAGCAAGCCAACAACGCCAAGAGTACGGCGACTTCCGCCAATCTGGAAGCCAGCTGGGTGGTTTTTGATGGTCTGGCGATGTTTGCCCGCAAGGATCAACTTGCCCAGCTTCAGCAGTTGAGTAAAGCCGACACCCGGTTCTTTATGGAACAAACGGTCGCGGATCTGGCCAGCACTTACTATCAGCTACAGCAAGAAAATCAGCTGCTTGCTGCCTTTCGGGAATCGCTGGATGTTTCACAGGAACGCCTGGATTTTACGGAACGATCTTATGAGCTGGGGAATTCCAATATGCTCGATGTACAACTCGCTCGTGTAGACTGTAATACCGACAGTGCGCTGATCGTCAATCAATTGGCGCAAATTCAGGAGCTGACCATCGCTATCAATCGCCTGATCAACCGCGACCTGGTAGCCCCCATTCAAACTACTGACAGCATCCAGCTCAACCCCAGCCTCGAACTACCCACGCTGGCGGCAAGTGCCCGTGCCAACAATGCCTCTCTCAACCAACAACAACTGGCTGAGCTTATTGCCATCAGCGAAGTAGATATCCGCAAGGGAGCCTTATTTCCCGAAGTGGAGCTGTACAGCAGCTTTGGCTTTAATCGGCAGGCCAATGAGGTTGGTTTCCTGCAATCCAACCGTAGCTTTGGCCCAGAGTATGGCATCCGCGTCCGCTTCAACCTCTTCACTGGTGGTCGCGAAGAAGTCCAACGCCAGAACAGCCTCATCCAGGTGCAAACCGAACAACTCCGCACCGAAGACCTGATCCTGGAGACGGAAGCCGCATTGCAAGTAGCCTACGCCCGTTGGCAGAGCCGAGTTCGTCAGACCGAACTGGAGCAGCAGAGCCTCGCAGCGGCGCAAGAAGCCCTCTTCATCGCCCAACGCCAATACGAACTCGGTGCTTTGACCAATGTAGATTTTCGCCTCATCCAGCTCAATGTTGTCAATGCCAATACCCGCTTTTTGCAGGCTCAATTGTTGGCCAAACAACGCGAGTTGGAGCTGCTGAGATTGAGTGGGCGATTGTTGGAGGGGGGGTGGTGAAAATCCTGAGCCTTGAAGCTCCCACTAAAAGTCGGAAGAGGGTCCCAAGGTGTCGGGAGGAAGTTGGAAATAAGCTGGTGTGAAGGGGTAAGTGTTGGAAGTGTGTAAGGGTTAGGCTTTGCGCGAGACACCTAAATTTGAACACTCTGACTAAAACCAGTTGAAACGTATCTATACCGACTGAAGTATTTGGGCTCGTCACGCTTGCTTTAGCAGGTTTCGCTCTAGGTTTCATGTAAAGAAAGAGTGGACTGAAGCCCTACGGTTGGGACACATCTTTGTGTAAGATTTTGACCTCGGAGAGGTCATATATTGGAAGAACCATGTTCATTGGAGTTAAAGCGACCTCGGATGAGGTCGAATATCAATCCACACTGACTGGTTGGTTAGAAATCATCAAAATGGAGGCCGATATTTCCTATTGTGCGACCTCATCCGAGGTCGTATAGCTTCCCTTTATCCTTGTTCTACCAATATTACACCTCTCCGAGGTGTTTATTCTTGATCAAGTCCTTTATTTTTTGGAAATGTGTCCCAACCGTAGGGCTGAAGCCCGGAACCACGAAGTAGCAGCAAAGTTAAATCTATTTAAATGAGTAAAGTGAGAATTACTAGCTTTTTGAGCTAACAGGATTAGGCAAAGTCCTTCTTCTCACCTTTCAATCATCGATATCCCATTCTTCTAGATTATCTACTGGGTTCGGCAATCTACCTTCCAGCCATTCTTTCAAGGTTTGGGGTGCGAAATCTTTATCTTCTGTTTCTATCACCCAACTAAGAAAATTCTTTGGACCTCCATTTATATAAGGTGCCGGCGATACAGGATAGAATATTGTCGGCAATCTCTCTTCAAATGAAAGATAGTTAACTACGCTTCCCAATTCCTGAACCGTTTGCCACGCTAATTTATGATCAATGTCTATTTGGAATTTAACCCACCATAAGCCATCTTCACCGACACCTGTAGCTATATCCGAGTTTATAGTAGGTATCCTTTTTAGGTAGTTGGTCAGCTCTGTGAAAATACTTTTATCCATTTTAACTATTCAATTCTAAGCCCATGCCTTTTTTTATTTATCGGATAAAATTACCAAAATAAAAATCTCCGTGCCACTGTGGCTAATTTATTCTCTGCTGGTGTCAATTACCCGTTACTGCCCTCATCACCCCCACCAAGCGATCAATATCCTCCTCGTTATTATAAAAATGAATCCCCAAGCGCAGCCCTCGGTTGTAGGAACATACGACTTGCTGCGCATTGAGTTGCTTGACCAAGGGAGGGGGTGCATCTACCGAAAGGATGCCCGAGGCCACGCCGGGATCTTCTGAAGTGATGATGGCGTAGGGCGTTTCTGTCGCGATCATCTCCCGAGCGTAGGTTTTTACTTTGCGGATTTGGGCTTGAATATTATCAAAACCAATAGCCTGATGTTGCTCTATTTGAAAGCACAGCGACTGGAAAGCCAGTAAATCCTGGTGGCCGGGCTCAAAATACTCTCCGAGGGTGGGAGTACCTTCCTGGCGCGGTTGCTTGTAGGTATTGTAGCCCCTGAGCTGCGAGTCGAGCAACTGTTCCATTTGTTCACTGAGAAAAAGAACGCCGTTGCCGTAGCCCGCACACAGCCACTTGAAGGCACTGGCAACGAATACATCAATCCCACTTTCGTGAAAATGAAAAGGTGCAATGCCCAAAAACTGCGTGGCGTCGACGATGATGAGCAACCCAGGAAAGCGGTCTTTCAGTACCCGAAAGGTAGCAGGAGGGATGATCTCCCCATTGGAATACTGCACCGCGCTGACCGCCAGGATTTCAATGCGCTGCGATTCGATGGCTGCGCTAAGCGTTTCCAAAGTATAGGCCTCAGGTCCTTTGGTACCTAAAGTTGTACAAACGAAATTTCTACTCGTAAATGGCCATACTATCGAGGGGTAGTCTCCCGGTAGGTGCAAGACTTTCTGGCCATTGGCCAAAGCATCCAGCACCATATTGATGCCGTGCGAGCAACTGGGAATCAGCGCTGTTCGCTCCGGATGGCCGCCAAAGATGCTTGCTGCTACGGATTTGATTTCCTTAATTTTATCGTAAACGCCTGCCCGAAAATTACTCCCCTGAAGCTGGTACTCCTCGTCTAGGTTTCGCCGAAAGGCCAATAAGTCCTTCGACATCAGACCAGAGGAGCAGGAGTTGAGGTAGGTGAACTGTTCTAAAGCAAGGTATTGCTCGCGTAGCGCATTCATGACGATCAGTTTTTATTCGTCGAGAAGGTCGTAATAATTTTCTGTTTTCAGGATAATGTCTTTTACACAAAGTAGTTCTCGGACAAGTTGCCTTGCCCGAGAACTTTATAAATCAAACATTACTTTACATAAGAATATCCACGGTAACGCTCGCGTCTCTGGTCAGACCATTTTTGTTGATGATCTCTACCTTGAGGATAACCTTGGTTACTGTAGCGGGTAGATTTGCCGGAATGGTATAACTCATCAGGAGCTTATCGGTCTGGCTGTCTTCCGCAAAATTGGGGGTGTAAGCAAAGGTTTCTTCCTCCGTCTCCACTGCAT is a window from the Lewinella sp. LCG006 genome containing:
- a CDS encoding efflux RND transporter periplasmic adaptor subunit; translated protein: MRTINYLLLGFTMLVLGSCKEEAAAIGNGATPAKVMQADYVVLEARPIANKISLTGTLMAGESAMLSAQTSGLITSIHFQEGERVTKGQMLVKLDDRQWVAQRQKLAAQLQTAKTNLTRQEELLKIKGVSQAEVDNAALQVATIEADQQELEVMIDYALIRAPFSGQIGLRSVSPGAYLQVGAPVARLVQLDPLKLEFNVPERYAPQIKKGQAVRFTVAGQDVSYEGTVYASEPVINESTRALRIRARVPNREGKLIAGAFAEVNLTLDSIPDALLLPTEAVIPQLDDQIVYQISGGTIRAVKVKPGVRLPRLLQIQEGLSSGDTVMVAGLLQAEDGMKVAAGKEIVVEKMDN
- a CDS encoding efflux RND transporter permease subunit, with the translated sequence MNLSSLSIQRPVLAMVFTIVILLFGAIGFSYLGIREYPSVDPPIVTVTTNYTGSSADIMESQITEPLEEEINSVSGINTMSSTSADGRSTIRVEFDLGVNMDNAANDIRDKVSQAIRSLPPDADPPIVQKSDADAQTIFALTVQSGKRSLLELSDIGLNMFKERLQTISGVSEINIWGDKRYAMRLALDPDRLAAFELTPLDVRNALQSQNVELPSGRIEGYRTELTIRTFGRLSTEEEFNDLLIAKRGNTLIRLKDVGQARLSPQNERSLLRGNGGIPMIGIAIQPQPGSNYIEIVDEVKRRVEQIKKDLPEDIELGVALDTTISIRRAIEEVQQTVFIAFGLVVLVIFFFLRNWRTTLIPVLAIPISLIGAFFVMYIADFSINILTLLGVVLATGLVVDDAIVVMENIYAKVEKGEDRVQAAFSGSREIFFAVISTTITLVAVFLPVIFLQGVTGRLFREFGVVVVGSVIISSFVSLSLTPMMCSRILKKGRPKSKLSNWIGDGLKGLGNRYESSLQGFMNHKWLSFVIILASVAMVFGIGRLLPSELAPLEDKGRLRIFSTAPEGTSYEMMDEYIKQIVDMTDTLPEKESLLSVTAPGFGSSNSINSGFVRLTLYPSSQREKSQMQLASELSAKMREYNFARSFVIQEQTIQVGGGGRGLPVQFVVQAPTIKELKEIIPAFMARASESPVFDAVDLDLKFNKPELTVEIDRNKAREMGVQVADIAQTLQLLYSGQRFGYFVKDGKQYFVIGEAIRSARDEPSDIGKITVRNDLGEPVQLDNLVKTSFASSPPQLYRYNRFAAATFSAAPKDGITIGQGIEEMEAIAKDLLDETYSTSLAGTSKEFSESSGSLVFAFLLALILVYLALSGQFESFRDPFTIMLTVPLAIGGAILALWLFGHTLNIFSQIGMIVLVGIVTKNGILIVEFANQRRQDGLGIEAAAVDAAAQRFRPILMTSMATILGAMPIALALGGGSTSRIPMGVAIIGGLVFSLVLTLYVIPVLYTIITSKKDKTLLEDKTV
- a CDS encoding TolC family protein, with translation MYNFRRLLIAMVFFAAIACPTKGQAQAEQGEIQLSLAQLIERALQENYQIRIVRNTELITANNNTRGNAGMLPEVNITAQRRTSINNSQQQFFTGDSQQANNAKSTATSANLEASWVVFDGLAMFARKDQLAQLQQLSKADTRFFMEQTVADLASTYYQLQQENQLLAAFRESLDVSQERLDFTERSYELGNSNMLDVQLARVDCNTDSALIVNQLAQIQELTIAINRLINRDLVAPIQTTDSIQLNPSLELPTLAASARANNASLNQQQLAELIAISEVDIRKGALFPEVELYSSFGFNRQANEVGFLQSNRSFGPEYGIRVRFNLFTGGREEVQRQNSLIQVQTEQLRTEDLILETEAALQVAYARWQSRVRQTELEQQSLAAAQEALFIAQRQYELGALTNVDFRLIQLNVVNANTRFLQAQLLAKQRELELLRLSGRLLEGGW
- a CDS encoding aminotransferase class V-fold PLP-dependent enzyme, giving the protein MNALREQYLALEQFTYLNSCSSGLMSKDLLAFRRNLDEEYQLQGSNFRAGVYDKIKEIKSVAASIFGGHPERTALIPSCSHGINMVLDALANGQKVLHLPGDYPSIVWPFTSRNFVCTTLGTKGPEAYTLETLSAAIESQRIEILAVSAVQYSNGEIIPPATFRVLKDRFPGLLIIVDATQFLGIAPFHFHESGIDVFVASAFKWLCAGYGNGVLFLSEQMEQLLDSQLRGYNTYKQPRQEGTPTLGEYFEPGHQDLLAFQSLCFQIEQHQAIGFDNIQAQIRKVKTYAREMIATETPYAIITSEDPGVASGILSVDAPPPLVKQLNAQQVVCSYNRGLRLGIHFYNNEEDIDRLVGVMRAVTGN